One region of Oncorhynchus nerka isolate Pitt River linkage group LG22, Oner_Uvic_2.0, whole genome shotgun sequence genomic DNA includes:
- the LOC115104612 gene encoding transcription factor Sox-17-alpha-A-like, which yields MSSPDAGYASDDQTQTRCAMSVMMPGMGHCQWADPLSPLGDTKVKSESCATSSGNQNRGKTEPRIRRPMNAFMVWAKDERKRLAQQNPDLHNAELSKMLGKSWKALPVSEKRPFVEEAERLRVQHMQDHPNYKYRPRRRKQVKRIKRLDSGFLVHSVSDHQSTSRVCMEGLGLGYHHEHGYQVSTQSLGHYRDTQALGGASYEPYSLPTPDTSPLDAVESDSMFFPGHSQEECHMMPAYAYHSQGAEYAPQDPHSNQHANHMLHRHLSSPTEQQQGHQAGPMPPSFNQLAMYYSQHCSPSHPKRHPGYGTGQRSPPPDSHPAEPVEQMHPSELIGEVDRSEFEQYLNSSRPGDMTGLSYGAHEANMQGPESLISSVLSDASTVFYCNYTS from the exons ATGAGTAGTCCGGATGCGGGTTACGCCAGTGACGATCAGACCCAGACTAGGTGCGCGATGTCAGTCATGATGCCTGGAATGGGACACTGTCAGTGGGCAGACCCCCTGAGCCCTCTTGGGGACACCAAAGTGAAGAGCGAGTCGTGCGCTACCAGCTCCGGGAACCAGAACCGTGGAAAGACTGAGCCGCGGATCCGGCGACCCATGAATGCCTTCATGGTGTGGGCAAAGGATGAGCGCAAGCGCCTGGCACAACAAAATCCTGACCTGCACAATGCGGAGTTGAGCAAAATGTTGG GGAAGTCATGGAAAGCCCTTCCTGTGTCCGAGAAGCGCCCCTTTGTAGAGGAGGCTGAAAGGCTCCGGGTCCAGCACATGCAGGACCACCCTAACTACAAATACCGACCCCGGCGGAGGAAGCAGGTGAAGAGGATTAAGCGTCTGGACTCAGGGTTCCTGGTTCATAGTGTGTCCGACCACCAGAGCACCTCCCGAGTGTGTATGGAGGGCCTGGGGCTGGGTTACCACCACGAGCATGGCTACCAGGTGTCGACTCAGTCCCTCGGCCACTACCGCGACACCCAGGCCCTCGGGGGGGCTTCCTACGAACCCTACAGCCTGCCCACCCCCGACACCTCCCCACTGGATGCCGTGGAATCAGACTCCATGTTCTTCCCCGGCCACTCTCAGGAGGAGTGCCACATGATGCCTGCGTACGCCTACCACTCCCAGGGGGCAGAGTACGCGCCTCAGGACCCTCACTCCAACCAGCACGCCAACCACATGCTCCacagacacctctcctcccccactgaaCAGCAGCAAGGCCACCAGGCTGGCCCCATGCCCCCCTCCTTCAACCAATTGGCTATGTACTACAGCCAGCATTGTAGCCCCAGTCACCCCAAGCGACACCCAGGATATGGGACAGGACAGCGCTCCCCTCCCCCAGACTCCCACCCAGCGGAACCGGTGGAGCAGATGCATCCATCAGAGCTGATAGGTGAGGTGGACCGGAGTGAGTTTGAACAGTACCTGAACTCCTCCAGACCTGGGGACATGACAGGCCTGTCTTATGGGGCACATGAGGCCAACATGCAGGGACCTGAGAGCCTGATATCCTCTGTGCTCTCTGATGCCAGCACAgtgttctactgtaactacaCCTCCTAA